A window of Thermoleophilia bacterium contains these coding sequences:
- a CDS encoding 4Fe-4S dicluster domain-containing protein: MLRKIVEIDRQLCNGCGLCLDACAEGALALDEENKAVLAKEICCDGLGHCLDVCPTGALRIVERETPAEVAVRRTVRVCEAADKEPGELGPVDDFPCSELSQWPVQLHLISPHAPYFKEADLLVAADCTAFARASFHSELLKGRKLVVACPKLDDTSPYLDKLAQLFACNQLRSITVARMTVPCCGGLAWLVEQAVKLAGVDTPVRTVIIGLNGEVVSDG; encoded by the coding sequence ATGCTCCGAAAGATCGTTGAAATAGACCGCCAACTGTGTAATGGCTGCGGGCTTTGTCTTGACGCTTGCGCTGAGGGAGCTTTGGCCCTGGACGAAGAAAACAAGGCGGTGCTAGCCAAAGAGATTTGCTGCGATGGCCTGGGTCACTGTCTCGATGTCTGCCCCACGGGAGCGCTGCGGATCGTAGAACGGGAAACTCCGGCTGAGGTTGCTGTCCGAAGAACGGTGCGTGTCTGCGAAGCAGCCGACAAGGAACCCGGGGAGCTGGGACCGGTCGACGACTTCCCTTGCTCGGAACTCAGTCAGTGGCCTGTGCAGCTGCATCTTATTTCTCCGCATGCTCCATATTTCAAGGAAGCAGACTTGCTAGTGGCCGCAGATTGCACCGCGTTTGCTCGAGCCAGCTTTCACTCGGAGTTGTTGAAGGGGCGCAAGTTGGTAGTAGCTTGTCCCAAACTTGATGACACGAGCCCCTATTTGGACAAGCTAGCGCAGTTGTTTGCGTGCAACCAATTGCGTTCCATCACTGTAGCGCGGATGACTGTTCCTTGTTGCGGTGGTCTCGCCTGGTTAGTTGAGCAAGCGGTAAAGCTTGCAGGGGTAGATACCCCTGTGCGGACTGTGATAATCGGTCTGAACGGTGAGGTTGTCTCAGACGGCTAG
- a CDS encoding thiamine pyrophosphate-dependent enzyme, with protein MCAGCGAPIVVRQVLMALETPAVVGAATGCLEVSTTIYPYTSWKDSYIHTAFENVAATISGVETAYRALKKKGLIREDFRFIAFGGDGGTYDIGLQSLSGAMERGHRMLYVCYDNGAYMNTGFQRSGATPVCAWTTTSPVGKVQAGKLQQRKNLTEIMIAHGLKYVAQASPHDPRDLVRKAAKALSVDGPTFLNVLSPCPRGWRADGAESIDLARQAVNTCYWPLFEYEDGQYRLTYRPKKKEPLAPWLKRQGRFAHLFQPGFEEALVTIQAWVDEEWDRLLRKCGEPSEAEWQARQESSR; from the coding sequence ATGTGCGCGGGATGCGGAGCGCCCATTGTGGTCCGCCAGGTGCTTATGGCCCTGGAAACGCCTGCAGTAGTAGGAGCAGCTACCGGCTGCCTGGAGGTATCCACCACAATCTACCCTTACACCTCATGGAAGGATAGCTATATCCATACGGCCTTTGAAAACGTGGCAGCTACCATAAGCGGCGTGGAAACCGCCTATAGGGCTCTCAAGAAAAAAGGCCTTATCAGGGAAGACTTCAGGTTTATCGCGTTTGGCGGCGACGGCGGCACCTATGACATCGGCCTACAGTCTCTGTCGGGGGCGATGGAGCGCGGACATCGCATGCTTTACGTCTGTTACGATAACGGGGCCTACATGAACACCGGCTTTCAGCGCTCGGGCGCTACCCCCGTTTGTGCCTGGACCACCACAAGCCCCGTGGGCAAAGTTCAGGCTGGCAAGCTTCAGCAGCGCAAGAACCTTACCGAGATCATGATCGCTCATGGCCTCAAGTACGTGGCACAGGCTTCACCACACGATCCGCGTGATCTTGTGCGCAAAGCAGCTAAAGCCCTTTCTGTAGACGGCCCCACGTTCCTTAACGTGCTCTCTCCCTGTCCACGTGGGTGGCGGGCAGACGGAGCAGAAAGCATCGACCTTGCTAGGCAGGCAGTGAATACCTGCTATTGGCCGCTTTTTGAGTACGAAGACGGGCAATATAGGTTGACCTACCGGCCCAAGAAGAAAGAGCCGCTCGCTCCGTGGCTAAAGCGACAGGGCAGGTTTGCTCACTTGTTCCAACCCGGTTTTGAAGAAGCGCTAGTCACCATTCAAGCCTGGGTGGACGAGGAGTGGGATAGGCTGCTTCGGAAGTGCGGCGAACCCAGTGAGGCAGAGTGGCAAGCCAGGCAGGAGAGTTCCCGCTAG